The genomic DNA GCCGGTGCGACGTGGGGTCACCGTCATCGGTCGAGGGTAGGTCCCGCACCCCTGACGTGGGTGGTCGTCCACCGATCGGGTGGCGCGGGCGGGCCGCGACGTCGCTGCGCGGCCCTACCCTGGGCTGCGTGTCGACCACAACCCCGCCGGCTGCCGCCCCCACCCCCGTCGCCCTGGCCGAACTGACGACCCTGCGGTTGGGTGGCCCGGCCCCGGAGTTGCGGATCGCGGCGTCGGTGGACGACGTGGTGGCCGGGGTACGGGAAGCGGTGCGGTCCGATTCCGGCCTGCTGGTGCTGGGTGGCGGTTCGAACCTCGTGATCGCCGACGCCGGGGTCCCCGACCCGGTGCTGCGGGTGGCCGTCCCCGGCGTGCACGTGGTCCCGGACGCCGGGTCGGCCGATGCGGTCGTCGCCACCGTCGGTGCCGGGGTGGACTGGGATGCCGCGGTCGCCGAGCTGGTCGACGCCGGGTACGGCGAGCTGGCACCGCTGTCCGGGATTCCCGGGTCGACGGGGGCGACGCCGGTGCAGAACGTGGGTGCGTACGGCACCGAGGTCTCGGACGTGCTGGTCGCCGTGCAGGTGGTCGACCGGGCGACGGGTGAGGTGGGGCGGCTGACCGCCGACGAGCTGCGACTGGCCTACCGGTCGTCGGTGCTGCGCGGCACCGATCGCGCGGTGGTGACGGCGGTCGAATTCCGGCTGACCACTCGCCCGGTGACGGTGCGGTACGCGGAACTGGCCCGCACTCTCGGGGTGCCGGTCGGTGGCACCGCCCCGGCGGCGGCCGTGCGCGAGGCGGTGCTCGGGCTGCGCCGCGGCAAAGGCATGGTGCTGGATCCGGAGGACAAGGACACCTGGAGCGTCGGGTCGTTCTTCACCAATCCGCTGCTGACCACCGAGCAGGCCGCGGTGGCCGGTGACGCGGTCCGCGTGCGGCTCGGCGCCGAGACGGTCTGGCCGGCCTACCCGGCCGAGGACGGCAGGGTGAAGTGGTCGGCCGCCTGGCTCATCGAGCGCGCCGGATTCGCCAAGGGCCACCCCGGCCCGGGTGGCCGGGTCAGCCTGTCCACCAAGCACACGCTGGCCCTGACCAACCGCGGTGACGGCACCACCGAGGATCTCGTCGCGCTGGCCCGGGAGATCCGCGACGGGGTGCGCGACGCGTTCACCGTGACGCTGGAGCCGGAGCCGGTGTTCGTCGGCGTGCGGTTGTAGCGGAACGGCCTTTTGTTCGCCGGGCGACGCGGGCAGGATGGAAATCCATGGACGTTCTCGCGGACGGCATCTCTGTCGACGGCGACCGCTGGGTCCTCGAAATCGATGGCCGCGCCGACCAGGTGACGACCGCGCTGCGCGTCACGACTGTCGGCGGTCAACGGCTGTGGGGCCTCGGCAGTCGGGGTCCGGGACGACCATCGTCGGGACACCTGCAGCTGACCTGGGGCGCTAACGACATCGGGCCGTCTCAACTGATCATCCGAGCCAGCCCGACGGTCTCGGCCATCGTGGTCGTCCTGTCCGACGGCACCCGGGAGGATCTGATCCTGCACGGGGACGCCTCCCGCCTGGGCGGTCGGGTGGCTGCACTCGTGTATCCCCGCAGGCTCGATGTGCACCGCATCGATGCGTTCAGCGCGGACGGTTCGGTCCTGAACGACACGTCACCGGCAGGGTCGAGTTAGTCGTCACGGGCCGTCGTGCCCTCTGAGATCCGGGTGCTGCTGTGGCGCCGCCCCCCTCCGCAGCGAGAGGGTGGGGTGTCACGTTCAGCGCGGTCCGGACATGTCACGAGTGTGGATGTCGTGGATGGTCGTCAACGCTTCCGGGCGTTGTACGAGGAGCACTGGCAGGCGTTGTTCGGTTTCGCCTGCCGCCGGGCCGAGACGGTAGAAGACGCCGCCGATGTGACGTCCGAGGTGTTCCTGGTGGCGTGGCGTCGGATCGCTGAGGTCCCCCTAGGGCAACAGGCCCG from Nakamurella flava includes the following:
- a CDS encoding UDP-N-acetylmuramate dehydrogenase; amino-acid sequence: MSTTTPPAAAPTPVALAELTTLRLGGPAPELRIAASVDDVVAGVREAVRSDSGLLVLGGGSNLVIADAGVPDPVLRVAVPGVHVVPDAGSADAVVATVGAGVDWDAAVAELVDAGYGELAPLSGIPGSTGATPVQNVGAYGTEVSDVLVAVQVVDRATGEVGRLTADELRLAYRSSVLRGTDRAVVTAVEFRLTTRPVTVRYAELARTLGVPVGGTAPAAAVREAVLGLRRGKGMVLDPEDKDTWSVGSFFTNPLLTTEQAAVAGDAVRVRLGAETVWPAYPAEDGRVKWSAAWLIERAGFAKGHPGPGGRVSLSTKHTLALTNRGDGTTEDLVALAREIRDGVRDAFTVTLEPEPVFVGVRL